In Gordonia phthalatica, one genomic interval encodes:
- a CDS encoding long-chain-acyl-CoA synthetase: MARGVLGLVRDLPLLARQRTSLLMIRENRRWSIGAKFADTAARHPDSPFLRVGAEIHTYAECNRRANRWAAALRDRGVRRGDVVAVMAHNSPECVIAMLAIVKLGAVTGMINYNQPGDALNHSFGVLVDANREAPLVVVHDAECGELLPGLDPGIAINAVTFDGLDDAGDTLAARGRPVDENPRVTNEILASDPAFYIFTSGTTGWPKASVMSHGRWQIAMNGFSLGLRLRPDDVLFVTLPFYHNNALTVCVATAISAGACLAVSPKFSASRFWDEAIANEATAFCYIGELCRYLLAQPPKPTDRAHSVRLAAGNGLRPEIWDQFQERFGIDRIVEFYAASESNIGFVNIFDQRKTVGFCPLPYVIVEADDDTGLPRRGADGRVTKVAKGRPGLLLGKISPIARIDGYTDPSATEKKVVRDAFKDGDQYFNTGDLVTDLGFRHIAFVDRLGDTFRWKGENVATTEVEAALNGTAGVVESVVYGVAVADADGRAGMAAIVVDDDFDPVLLAAELRSRLPEYAVPLYLRVVPALTQTSTFKNQRVTLRNQGYSDVGDDPVYTLMADGYTEMS; this comes from the coding sequence CCGACACCGCGGCCCGCCACCCGGACAGCCCGTTCCTCCGCGTCGGCGCGGAGATCCACACCTACGCCGAGTGCAATCGTCGTGCCAACCGGTGGGCGGCGGCGCTGCGCGACCGCGGTGTCCGGCGCGGCGACGTCGTCGCCGTCATGGCGCACAACAGTCCCGAATGCGTCATCGCGATGCTCGCGATCGTGAAGCTGGGCGCCGTGACCGGGATGATCAACTACAACCAGCCCGGCGATGCGCTGAACCACAGCTTCGGCGTCTTGGTGGACGCCAACCGCGAAGCACCGCTGGTCGTGGTGCACGACGCCGAGTGCGGGGAGCTCCTCCCCGGCCTCGATCCCGGCATCGCGATCAACGCGGTCACCTTCGACGGCCTCGACGACGCCGGCGACACGCTCGCGGCGAGGGGACGCCCGGTGGACGAGAACCCGCGGGTGACGAACGAGATCCTCGCGAGCGATCCGGCCTTCTACATCTTCACCTCGGGAACCACGGGGTGGCCCAAGGCCAGCGTGATGAGCCATGGCCGCTGGCAGATTGCGATGAACGGATTCTCCCTGGGCCTGCGACTGCGGCCCGACGACGTCCTGTTCGTGACGCTGCCCTTCTATCACAACAACGCGCTGACGGTCTGCGTCGCGACCGCCATCTCCGCGGGGGCCTGCCTGGCGGTGAGTCCCAAGTTCTCGGCGTCGCGGTTCTGGGACGAGGCGATCGCGAACGAGGCGACGGCCTTCTGTTACATCGGCGAACTGTGCCGCTACCTCCTCGCGCAGCCGCCGAAGCCGACCGACCGCGCGCACTCCGTGCGCCTCGCCGCGGGAAACGGATTGCGACCGGAGATCTGGGACCAGTTCCAGGAGCGCTTCGGCATCGACCGGATCGTCGAGTTCTACGCGGCCAGCGAGTCGAACATCGGCTTCGTCAACATCTTCGATCAGCGCAAGACCGTCGGCTTCTGCCCGCTGCCCTATGTGATCGTCGAGGCCGACGACGACACCGGCCTACCGCGCCGCGGCGCCGACGGCCGCGTCACCAAGGTCGCGAAGGGCCGTCCGGGACTGCTGCTCGGCAAGATCAGTCCGATCGCGCGGATCGACGGCTACACCGATCCGTCGGCCACCGAGAAGAAGGTGGTGCGCGACGCGTTCAAGGACGGCGACCAGTACTTCAACACCGGCGACCTGGTGACCGACCTCGGCTTCCGCCACATCGCCTTCGTCGACCGGCTCGGCGACACCTTCCGTTGGAAGGGTGAGAACGTGGCGACCACCGAGGTGGAGGCCGCGCTCAACGGCACGGCGGGTGTCGTCGAATCGGTGGTCTACGGCGTCGCGGTGGCCGACGCGGACGGTCGTGCCGGGATGGCCGCGATCGTCGTCGACGACGACTTCGATCCGGTGCTGCTGGCCGCCGAACTGCGCAGCCGCCTCCCGGAGTACGCGGTGCCGCTGTACCTGCGGGTGGTCCCCGCACTGACGCAGACGTCCACCTTCAAGAATCAGCGGGTCACGCTCCGCAATCAGGGTTACTCCGACGTCGGCGACGATCCGGTCTACACGCTGATGGCCGACGGTTACACCGAGATGTCCTGA
- a CDS encoding alpha/beta hydrolase, with amino-acid sequence MLKSVGKRLLVGVAAMATLASTAVAVAPQAQAAGTTEYVYSASMHRKIPVRIIDAAGNNNPTLYLLDGLRAPNNTSGWLQNTDVDRFMLGKRTNVAIPFGGGGSFYTNWERRDPKLGVQKWETFLTKELPAYMAKNHGSDNRRNGIAGLSMSGTAALNLASRHPGFYKAVASYSGYPTVTMPGFTQGIQQSVAVMGGNPTNMWGFYPAGEWFANDPFLSAGNLAGHYVYVSSGTGVGSKYDSSVTPGSGNFNPTKFAQMVPLEVAASTSSQLYIARMATVPGVHLTTHISPDGVHWWDYWQARFKQSWQTTFRPAFF; translated from the coding sequence ATGCTGAAGAGCGTTGGCAAGCGCTTGCTCGTGGGTGTCGCCGCCATGGCCACCCTCGCGAGCACCGCGGTCGCGGTCGCACCGCAGGCCCAGGCCGCCGGAACCACCGAGTACGTGTACTCGGCCTCGATGCACCGGAAGATTCCGGTGCGGATCATCGATGCGGCGGGCAACAACAACCCGACCCTGTACCTGCTCGACGGCCTGCGCGCCCCGAACAACACCAGCGGCTGGCTGCAGAACACCGACGTCGACCGCTTCATGCTCGGCAAGCGCACCAACGTCGCCATCCCGTTCGGCGGCGGCGGCAGCTTCTACACCAACTGGGAGCGTCGCGACCCGAAGCTCGGCGTCCAGAAGTGGGAGACCTTCCTGACCAAGGAACTCCCAGCGTACATGGCGAAGAACCACGGCAGTGACAACCGCCGCAACGGCATCGCCGGCCTGTCGATGTCCGGCACCGCCGCGCTGAACCTGGCCTCGCGCCACCCGGGCTTCTACAAGGCCGTCGCCTCATACAGCGGCTACCCGACCGTCACCATGCCGGGCTTCACCCAGGGCATCCAGCAGTCGGTGGCCGTCATGGGCGGCAACCCGACCAACATGTGGGGCTTCTACCCCGCCGGTGAGTGGTTCGCCAACGATCCGTTCCTGAGCGCGGGCAACCTCGCCGGGCACTACGTCTACGTCTCGTCGGGCACCGGAGTCGGCAGCAAGTACGACTCGAGCGTCACGCCGGGCAGCGGCAACTTCAACCCGACCAAGTTCGCCCAGATGGTGCCGCTGGAGGTCGCCGCGTCGACCAGCTCGCAGCTGTACATCGCCCGTATGGCGACCGTGCCGGGCGTCCACCTGACCACGCACATCAGCCCCGACGGTGTGCACTGGTGGGACTACTGGCAGGCCCGCTTCAAGCAGTCCTGGCAGACCACCTTCCGGCCCGCGTTCTTCTGA
- a CDS encoding Dyp-type peroxidase, whose product MDSGQNILTDKTPSALFLVLTINPGGEGAVRDALEGLEGLVTTVSSRAPEATLTAIISIGSDAWDRLFSGPRPAELHPFVELTGDTHTAPATPGDLLLHIKSSRPDLAFEVGRLWTATLGDAVTTVDETHGFRYFDLRDLTGFVDGTENPAGDDAVQVITVDPDDDPEFAGGSYVAVQKYVTDFPSWNALPVPDQENTFGRSKLENVEMDDDTKPSNAHTALTNLPDVDGQSQEIFRDNMPFGDIAGDGEKGTYFIAYSKTPAITELMLRNMFIGDPVGNHDRLLDFTTAVTGTQFFAPSTDFLADLPEAPTAPSEEPTEDASPSDGSLGIGALK is encoded by the coding sequence GTGGACTCCGGACAGAACATCCTCACCGACAAGACTCCCTCGGCCCTGTTCCTGGTGCTGACCATCAACCCGGGCGGGGAAGGCGCCGTCCGCGACGCACTCGAAGGCCTCGAAGGCCTCGTGACGACGGTGTCATCGCGGGCTCCGGAAGCCACCCTGACCGCGATCATCAGCATCGGTTCAGACGCCTGGGACCGCCTGTTCTCCGGCCCCCGGCCGGCCGAACTGCATCCGTTCGTCGAGTTGACCGGCGACACCCACACGGCGCCCGCGACGCCCGGCGATCTCCTGCTGCACATCAAGTCCAGCCGCCCCGACCTCGCCTTCGAGGTCGGCCGACTGTGGACCGCCACGCTCGGCGACGCCGTCACGACCGTCGACGAGACCCACGGCTTCCGATACTTCGATCTCCGCGACCTCACCGGCTTCGTCGACGGCACCGAGAACCCCGCGGGCGACGACGCCGTTCAGGTCATCACCGTCGACCCTGACGACGACCCAGAATTCGCGGGCGGCAGCTACGTCGCCGTCCAGAAGTACGTGACCGACTTCCCGTCATGGAACGCCCTCCCCGTCCCCGACCAGGAGAACACGTTCGGCCGGTCCAAACTCGAGAACGTCGAGATGGACGACGACACCAAGCCCTCCAACGCGCACACCGCGCTGACCAACCTGCCCGACGTCGACGGCCAGTCACAGGAGATCTTCCGCGACAACATGCCCTTCGGCGATATCGCAGGAGACGGCGAGAAGGGCACCTACTTCATCGCCTACTCCAAGACGCCGGCGATCACGGAGCTGATGCTGCGCAACATGTTCATCGGCGATCCGGTCGGCAACCACGACCGCCTGCTCGACTTCACCACCGCCGTCACCGGCACCCAGTTCTTCGCGCCGTCCACCGACTTCCTCGCCGACCTGCCCGAGGCGCCGACCGCGCCCTCGGAGGAGCCGACGGAGGATGCGAGCCCGTCCGACGGGTCTCTCGGCATCGGCGCGCTGAAGTAG
- a CDS encoding family 1 encapsulin nanocompartment shell protein, which translates to MNNLHRELAPISTAAWKEIEEEASRSFKRNVAGRRVVDVKGPLGLDVDSVTRGHRTKIDSPADGIQAFLRHTQPLVELKVPFTVTREAIDNVDRGASDSDWDSVVHAARELALAEDRAVFEGYQAAQITGINGESGVNSIALPDDVRDYPEAISQAISKLRLASVDGPYSLVLSAEHYTQVNETSDHGNPIREHLQRILVDGEIVWAPAVDSGFLVSTRGGDFELAIGQDVSIGYDSHDADSVNLYFFESFTYLTYSPEAAVALT; encoded by the coding sequence ATGAACAATCTGCATCGCGAGCTCGCTCCCATCTCCACCGCCGCGTGGAAGGAGATCGAGGAGGAGGCCTCCCGGTCCTTCAAGCGCAACGTGGCAGGCCGCCGCGTCGTCGACGTCAAGGGCCCGCTGGGTCTGGACGTCGACTCGGTGACCCGCGGACACCGCACCAAGATCGACTCCCCCGCCGACGGCATCCAGGCCTTCCTGCGGCACACCCAGCCGCTCGTGGAACTCAAGGTCCCATTCACCGTCACGCGCGAGGCCATCGACAACGTGGACCGCGGCGCCTCCGACTCGGACTGGGACTCGGTGGTCCACGCCGCGCGCGAGCTGGCCCTCGCCGAGGACCGCGCGGTCTTCGAGGGATACCAGGCCGCGCAGATCACCGGCATCAACGGGGAGTCCGGCGTCAACAGCATCGCACTGCCCGACGACGTCCGCGACTATCCGGAGGCCATCAGCCAGGCCATCAGCAAGCTGCGGCTGGCATCGGTCGACGGCCCGTACTCGCTGGTGCTCTCCGCCGAGCACTACACGCAGGTCAACGAGACCTCCGACCACGGCAACCCGATCCGCGAGCACCTGCAGCGCATCCTCGTGGACGGCGAGATCGTCTGGGCGCCCGCGGTCGACAGCGGCTTCCTGGTCAGCACGCGCGGCGGCGACTTCGAGCTCGCCATCGGCCAGGACGTGTCGATCGGGTACGACTCCCACGACGCCGACTCGGTGAACCTGTACTTCTTCGAGTCGTTCACGTACCTGACCTACTCCCCCGAGGCCGCCGTCGCCTTGACCTGA
- a CDS encoding ABC transporter ATP-binding protein, with amino-acid sequence MLTRLLRTYVLRYRGAVAAVVLLQLVSTAAMLYLPTLNADIIDFGVARGDTDYILSTGGWMLAISFAQIVCSVAAMYFGSQAALGGGRDIRHDLLHRVNGFSTREVGRFGAPSLITRTTNDVQQVQLLAVMAMSILVVAPIMGVGGIVMGVRVAAPISWVLVVAVPVLGIVMGLIISRMIPGFRAMQTRIDDVNRVMREQITGIRVVRAFVRERHEAKRFDVANDLLADASLRVGRMMALMFPTVMLITNVTLVAVLWFGAHAVDAGSVEIGALTAMLSYVMQIMMSVMMASFLAMMAPRAGVCADRICEVLDTDTTVTAPADPKPIAGDPAVVALNDVEFRYPGADEPVLSGISFTTQPGTVTAIVGSTGSGKTTLINLLPRMLDVTGGAITLGGTDLREADPDRLRQHFGLVPQRPYLFSGTVASNLRHGKADATEAEMWEALTIAQAADFVRAMPEGLQTEVAQGGTTVSGGQRQRLAIARALIRKPAVYLFDDSFSALDLATDARLREALVPATRESAMIVVAQRISTITAADQIVVLDRGTVVGLGTHAELLETCPTYAEIAESQLAIGAGA; translated from the coding sequence GTGCTCACTCGCCTGCTGCGGACCTATGTCCTGCGCTATCGCGGCGCCGTCGCCGCGGTCGTCCTCCTGCAACTGGTGTCGACCGCGGCGATGCTGTACCTGCCCACCTTGAACGCCGACATCATCGACTTCGGCGTCGCCCGCGGCGACACCGACTACATCCTCTCCACCGGCGGATGGATGCTGGCGATCTCGTTCGCTCAGATCGTCTGCTCGGTGGCGGCGATGTACTTCGGTTCGCAGGCCGCCCTCGGCGGTGGACGCGACATCCGCCACGACCTTCTGCACCGCGTCAACGGGTTCTCCACCCGCGAGGTCGGCCGCTTCGGTGCGCCGTCGCTCATCACCCGCACCACCAACGACGTCCAGCAGGTCCAGTTGCTCGCCGTGATGGCGATGTCGATCCTGGTGGTCGCACCGATCATGGGTGTCGGCGGCATCGTCATGGGCGTCCGCGTGGCCGCCCCGATCTCCTGGGTCCTCGTGGTGGCGGTCCCCGTCCTCGGCATCGTGATGGGCCTGATCATCTCCCGGATGATCCCCGGCTTCCGCGCCATGCAGACCCGGATCGACGACGTGAACCGAGTGATGCGCGAGCAGATCACCGGCATCCGCGTGGTCCGCGCCTTCGTCCGCGAACGCCACGAAGCCAAGCGGTTCGACGTCGCCAACGATCTCCTGGCCGACGCCTCCCTGCGCGTGGGCCGCATGATGGCGCTGATGTTCCCGACCGTCATGCTCATCACCAACGTCACGCTGGTGGCAGTCCTCTGGTTCGGTGCGCACGCGGTGGACGCCGGCTCGGTGGAGATCGGTGCGCTGACCGCCATGCTCAGTTACGTCATGCAGATCATGATGTCGGTGATGATGGCGTCGTTCCTGGCGATGATGGCGCCGCGCGCCGGCGTCTGCGCCGATCGCATCTGCGAGGTCCTCGACACCGACACCACCGTCACGGCCCCGGCCGACCCGAAGCCCATCGCGGGCGACCCGGCGGTCGTCGCCCTGAACGACGTCGAGTTCCGGTACCCGGGCGCCGACGAGCCCGTCCTGTCCGGGATCTCGTTCACAACGCAGCCCGGCACCGTCACCGCGATCGTCGGCTCCACCGGCTCCGGCAAGACCACCCTGATCAACCTGCTGCCCCGCATGCTCGACGTGACCGGCGGCGCCATCACCCTCGGCGGCACCGACCTCCGCGAGGCCGACCCTGACCGGCTTCGACAGCACTTCGGGCTGGTCCCGCAGCGGCCGTACCTGTTCTCCGGCACCGTCGCCAGCAATCTCCGGCACGGCAAGGCCGACGCCACCGAAGCGGAGATGTGGGAGGCGTTGACCATCGCGCAGGCCGCCGACTTCGTCCGCGCGATGCCGGAGGGCCTGCAGACGGAGGTCGCGCAGGGCGGCACCACCGTCTCGGGCGGTCAGCGACAGCGCCTGGCGATCGCCCGCGCCCTGATCCGCAAGCCGGCGGTGTACCTGTTCGACGACTCGTTCTCCGCGCTCGACCTCGCCACCGACGCGCGCCTGCGCGAGGCGCTGGTACCCGCGACCCGCGAGTCCGCGATGATCGTCGTCGCACAGCGGATCTCCACGATCACGGCCGCCGACCAGATCGTGGTCCTCGACCGCGGCACCGTGGTCGGTCTCGGCACGCACGCGGAGCTGTTGGAGACCTGTCCCACCTACGCTGAGATCGCCGAATCCCAGCTGGCGATCGGAGCGGGCGCATGA
- a CDS encoding ABC transporter ATP-binding protein, with product MTRGGPPGATPTLEKAKSFKPSLKRLVAQLGDYRGMMLVVVGSIVGSVALTSYAPRVLGDATDELFNGVIGSQLPAGITKDQAVEGLREHGQNTFADMIASMNVTPGQGVDFGAVGRILLTVLALYLASAVLGWLGAYLLNMVVVGTVTKLRAQVEAKIHRLPLSFYDASARGDLLSRVTNDLDNLSQSLQQTISQLLNSLLMVIAILIMMFTISPLLSVIALATIPVAAVATAMIAKRSKPHFIGQWTSTGALNAQIEEAFTGHELVTAFGRREQVEADFDERNEKLYASSWRAQFISGIVMPTIMFLGNLNYVAVAVVGGLRVASGQLSLGEVQAFIQYSRQFTQPLTQIGSMFNLMQSGVASAERIFDILDETEEDPDPAQPVSPSDDRGHIVFDDVSFRYRDDRPLIENLSLEAQPGDMIAIVGPTGAGKTTLVNLIMRFYEVDEGAIFVDGVDAAQMTRDDLRERTGMVLQDSWLFGGTIYDNIAYGDPSASREDVMEAAWISHVDHFVRTLPDGYDTVIDDEGGGVSAGERQLITIARAFLAKPTILILDEATSSVDTRTELLIGKAMANLRKDRTSFVIAHRLSTIRNADLIVVMEEGRIVEQGNHDDLLRKQGAYFRLYNAQFTEPAEELDAPV from the coding sequence ATGACGCGCGGCGGACCTCCCGGGGCCACGCCGACCCTGGAGAAGGCGAAGTCGTTCAAGCCGTCGTTGAAGCGACTCGTCGCGCAGCTCGGCGACTACCGCGGCATGATGCTGGTGGTCGTCGGCTCCATCGTCGGTTCGGTGGCACTGACTTCGTACGCCCCGCGCGTCCTCGGTGACGCCACCGACGAACTGTTCAACGGAGTCATCGGCTCGCAGCTGCCGGCGGGCATCACCAAGGACCAGGCCGTCGAAGGTCTCCGCGAGCACGGCCAGAACACCTTCGCCGACATGATCGCGTCGATGAACGTGACGCCCGGCCAGGGTGTCGACTTCGGCGCCGTCGGCCGCATCCTCCTCACCGTCCTGGCCCTGTACCTGGCGTCGGCGGTCCTCGGCTGGCTGGGCGCCTACCTGCTGAACATGGTGGTCGTCGGCACCGTCACCAAGCTCCGCGCGCAGGTGGAGGCCAAGATCCATCGCCTGCCGCTGTCGTTCTACGACGCGTCGGCCCGCGGCGACCTGCTGTCCCGCGTCACCAATGACCTCGACAACCTGTCGCAGTCGTTGCAGCAGACCATCAGCCAGCTGTTGAACTCCCTGCTGATGGTGATCGCGATCCTCATCATGATGTTCACCATCTCCCCGCTGCTGTCGGTGATCGCGCTCGCGACGATCCCGGTCGCCGCCGTCGCGACCGCGATGATCGCGAAACGGTCCAAGCCGCACTTCATCGGGCAGTGGACGTCCACCGGCGCCCTCAACGCGCAGATCGAGGAGGCGTTCACCGGGCACGAGCTGGTGACCGCGTTCGGCCGTCGCGAGCAGGTGGAGGCCGACTTCGACGAGCGCAACGAGAAGCTGTACGCGTCGAGCTGGCGCGCCCAGTTCATCTCCGGGATCGTGATGCCGACGATCATGTTCCTCGGCAACCTGAACTATGTCGCCGTCGCCGTGGTCGGCGGACTCCGCGTCGCCTCCGGTCAGCTCAGTCTCGGCGAGGTGCAGGCCTTCATCCAGTACTCGCGTCAGTTCACGCAGCCGCTCACCCAGATCGGCTCCATGTTCAACCTGATGCAGAGCGGTGTCGCCTCCGCCGAGCGGATCTTCGACATCCTCGACGAGACCGAGGAGGATCCCGATCCGGCGCAGCCCGTGAGCCCGTCGGACGACCGCGGGCACATCGTCTTCGACGACGTCTCGTTCCGCTACCGCGACGACCGCCCCCTCATCGAGAACCTCTCGCTGGAGGCGCAGCCGGGCGACATGATCGCGATCGTCGGCCCCACCGGCGCGGGCAAGACGACGCTGGTGAACCTGATCATGCGGTTCTACGAGGTCGACGAGGGCGCGATCTTCGTCGACGGCGTCGACGCCGCACAGATGACCCGCGACGACCTCCGCGAACGCACCGGAATGGTGCTGCAGGACTCGTGGCTGTTCGGCGGCACCATTTACGACAACATCGCCTACGGCGATCCGTCCGCGAGCCGCGAGGACGTGATGGAGGCCGCGTGGATCAGTCACGTCGACCACTTCGTCCGGACCCTGCCCGACGGCTACGACACGGTGATCGACGACGAGGGCGGCGGCGTCAGCGCGGGCGAACGTCAGCTCATCACCATCGCGCGCGCCTTCCTCGCCAAGCCGACGATCCTGATCCTCGACGAGGCCACCAGCTCGGTCGACACCCGCACCGAGCTGCTCATCGGCAAGGCGATGGCGAACCTCCGCAAGGACCGCACCAGCTTCGTCATCGCGCACCGCCTCTCGACCATCCGCAACGCCGACCTGATCGTCGTGATGGAGGAGGGACGCATCGTCGAGCAGGGGAACCACGACGACCTGCTCCGGAAGCAGGGCGCGTACTTCCGCCTGTACAACGCCCAGTTCACCGAGCCCGCAGAGGAACTCGACGCACCGGTCTGA
- the rnhA gene encoding ribonuclease HI, with amino-acid sequence MSDAGTPSKVVEISTDGACLGNPGPGGWGAILRYGDVEKELSGAEPDTTNNRMELMGAIQALNALKRPSTVILYTDSSYVRNGITKWISGWQRNGWKTASKQPVKNADLWKDLLEAEERHKVEWRWVKGHAGDKYNEIADTLATGAAKKLRDGA; translated from the coding sequence ATGAGCGACGCCGGAACCCCCTCGAAGGTAGTGGAGATCTCGACCGACGGGGCATGCCTGGGCAACCCCGGTCCCGGCGGCTGGGGAGCGATCCTCCGCTACGGCGACGTGGAGAAGGAACTGTCCGGCGCCGAACCCGACACCACCAACAACCGCATGGAGTTGATGGGCGCCATTCAGGCGCTCAACGCGCTGAAGCGGCCGTCGACGGTCATCCTCTACACCGACTCCAGCTACGTCCGGAACGGCATCACCAAGTGGATCTCCGGCTGGCAGCGCAATGGCTGGAAGACCGCGAGCAAGCAGCCGGTCAAGAACGCAGACCTCTGGAAAGACCTCCTCGAGGCAGAGGAGCGGCACAAGGTGGAGTGGCGCTGGGTGAAGGGGCACGCCGGCGACAAGTACAACGAGATCGCCGACACCCTCGCGACCGGCGCGGCCAAGAAACTGCGCGACGGCGCGTGA
- a CDS encoding DUF1697 domain-containing protein, which translates to MTADRIVLLRAVNVGGAKLPMARLREIATGLGATDVSTYIASGNLLCTPPDDPEAFDRALEQAISAEFGYFREAIGRTPEQVAQALADYPFGDAPHGHIYFLTGTPAPDAAAAFCAQDFGGGELLRVIGANLHIDYPGGAGATKLTPAKIAKGLGVTGTGRNLRTTAKLIELAH; encoded by the coding sequence GTGACCGCTGACCGCATCGTCCTGCTCCGTGCCGTCAACGTCGGCGGCGCCAAGCTGCCGATGGCCCGACTCCGCGAGATCGCCACCGGTCTCGGCGCCACCGACGTCTCCACGTACATCGCGTCCGGCAACCTGCTGTGCACCCCGCCCGACGACCCGGAGGCCTTCGACCGCGCCCTGGAGCAGGCGATCTCCGCCGAGTTCGGCTACTTCCGGGAGGCGATCGGCCGGACGCCCGAGCAGGTCGCCCAGGCCCTGGCCGACTACCCGTTCGGCGACGCCCCGCACGGCCACATCTACTTCCTGACCGGGACACCGGCCCCCGACGCGGCAGCCGCCTTCTGCGCGCAGGACTTCGGCGGCGGCGAACTCCTTCGGGTGATCGGCGCCAACCTGCACATCGACTACCCGGGCGGCGCGGGCGCCACCAAACTCACGCCGGCCAAGATCGCCAAGGGTCTCGGCGTGACCGGAACCGGTCGCAACCTCCGGACGACGGCGAAACTGATCGAACTGGCGCACTGA
- a CDS encoding VOC family protein, translated as MTPLNLIVLYVADIDSSRNFYAALGLPFTQEKHGAGPIHYSTELPGGAVLELYPRGGSASSRARLGFTVTDLPAAIAALQEVTPGALLRAPADLAYGHVAVVKDPDGNKIELVAA; from the coding sequence ATGACCCCCCTGAACCTGATCGTTCTCTACGTCGCGGACATCGACTCGTCCAGGAATTTCTACGCTGCACTCGGGCTGCCCTTCACACAGGAGAAGCACGGCGCAGGGCCCATTCACTATTCCACCGAGTTACCGGGCGGCGCAGTCCTCGAACTCTATCCGCGAGGCGGATCTGCCTCATCGCGGGCTCGACTCGGCTTCACGGTGACCGATCTACCCGCCGCGATCGCCGCACTTCAAGAAGTCACACCCGGAGCACTGCTCAGAGCGCCTGCCGATCTCGCCTACGGGCATGTCGCCGTCGTGAAAGATCCGGATGGCAACAAGATCGAGCTCGTCGCTGCCTGA